A genomic region of Branchiostoma lanceolatum isolate klBraLanc5 chromosome 4, klBraLanc5.hap2, whole genome shotgun sequence contains the following coding sequences:
- the LOC136432347 gene encoding general transcription factor IIE subunit 1-like, whose amino-acid sequence MPMENHPTLPEIPQPLIKLVRLITRGFYGIEHALVMDILVHNRYIKEEDLLEKLKFERKHLRMIITQLKNDQFLKSRMRMETHSDGHTTRHNYYSVNYKMVVNVVKYKLDHMRRKIETDERDSTNRASFLCPLCEKTFTDLETDQLFDPLTGTFNCTYCTTEVQEDQSRDQEKDSRTLLVRFNQQIEPVYQLLRELEDMSLPQEVLDPDLVLGLIPNKSASGGGRPGESGGSRGWADGTQRVGLDLNQEVTINMENKNAPSAAAPAAEVKERPVWLRDSTIHEEDLSLSADGVKEPGIMESRPSAQQDNNDIMRVLLAHEKKGASSAVSAAIPSAGVADSDSESSKSDTEDSNNFFGMMAQPSMSGTNSQEVEEMQDDDNDEEEVPMVTVGGEEYPYHQVSERPDLIAQMSSAEKEAYMKIGQQYYAHLYD is encoded by the exons ATGCCGATGGAGAACCACCCGACACTCCCTGAAATCCCCCAGCCGCTCATCAAACTGGTGAGACTGATAACACGGGGGTTTTATGGAATAGAACACGCGCTCGTCATGGACATCTTGGTGCACAACAG GTACATCAAGGAAGAGGACCTGCTAGAGAAACTGAAATTTGAGCGGAAACATTTACGGATGATCATCACCCAGCTGAAGAACGACCAGTTCCTGAAATCCCGTATGCGAATGGAGACCCACTCGGACGGACACACCACTCGCCACAACTACTATTCCGTCAACTACAAGATGGTGGTCAACGTGGTGAAGTACAAGTTGGACCACATGAGGAGGAAGATCGAAACGGACGAGAGGGACTCGACGAACCGAGCGTCGTTCCTCTGTCCGCTGTGTGAGAAGACGTTTACAGACTTGGAAACTGACCAGCTGTTTGATCCGTTGACGGGGACGTTCAACTGTACATACTGCACGACCGAGGTACAGGAAGACCAAAGCCGAGACCAGGAGAAGGATTCGCGTACGCTGCTGGTACGCTTTAACCAACAGATCGAACCCGTCTATCAACTGTTGCGGGAACTGGAGGACATGAGCCTGCCACAAGAGGTCTTGGATCCTGACCTTGTCCTCGGTCTCATTCCTAATAAGTCTGCGTCGGGCGGAGGCAGGCCGGGTGAGTCCGGAGGCAGCCGTGGCTGGGCCGACGGTACGCAGAGAGTGGGACTGGACCTAAACCAGGAGGTCACCATCAACATGGAGAACAAGAACGCTCCGTCTGCGGCCGCACCTGCCGCCGAGGTGAAGGAACGGCCGGTCTGGCTGAGGGACAGCACGATACACGAGGAAgacttgtccttgtcagcagaCGGCGTAAAAGAACCGGGCATCATGGAGTCCAGGCCTAGCGCGCAACAAGACAACAACGACATCATGCGAGTCCTGCTGGCGCACGAGAAGAAGGGGGCCAGCTCGGCCGTCTCCGCGGCCATCCCGTCGGCGGGCGTCGCCGATAGCGACAGCGAGAGTAGTAAGTCAGACACTGAAGACTCTAACAACTTCTTTGGAATGATGGCACAGCCTAGCATGTCTGGTACCAACTCACAGGAGGTGGAAGAGATGCAGGATGACGACAATGATGAAGAGGAGGTTCCCATGGTAACGGTGGGAGGAGAAGAGTACCCGTATCACCAAGTCAGCGAGAGGCCCGACCTCATCGCGCAGATGTCATCAGCAGAAAAAGAGGCTTACATGAAGATTGGACAGCAATACTATGCTCATTTGTATGACTGA